The nucleotide window ATGGCCGATAGTCCTGCCGAAAAAGCTGGAATAAAATCTGGTGATATAATCACAGAGTTTCAGGGCAAAGAGATAAGTCAAATGAATATGCTTCCCGCTTTAGTTGCCCAGACTTCTGTCGGTACAGAGGCAGAAATCACTTTTTTCAGAGAGGGGCAGAAAAGGCGGTTAACCGTTGTGATTGGAGAACTTCAGGAGGATGCTGTGTCGTCATCTAAAAACGATGATACAATCTACTCATCCAAAGACCTGGGTCTAACAGTGCAGAAAATGACCGACGAACTTGCTAAATCCATGGGAGCTGATATTGAGGATGGATTAATTATAACAAATATTGAACAGGGCAGTCTTGCAGAGCAGTCTGGTTTGCAGCGAGGGGATATCTTGCTTGAAGGCGGTGTCGGTCAGAATCGTGTTCAGCTTTCCACTGTTAAGGATTTAGAAAAACTGCTTATTGATTCCAAAGAGCTTAACGTGCTGCTTCTCGTTAAGAGTAGAAATCAAACTCGATTTATATTGCTTAAGAAAAAGTAATGGATAGCTTGATAGCCCTATTAAGCCCTTTTGTCCCGCTGGTTGTCAATATCGTCTTAATACTGCTTGTTTTTATGTTTGTTGTTAAGCCGATACTCAATTATTTTATTGTTAACAGAGAAATTGAGAATCGTAAAAAATTAGCACTTGAATATAGTGTGGCAAAGCGTGAAGCTGAATCAATCCGAAAAGAGAATAGAGAGGCAAGTGAAGGCGGTAATTGGACTTCTCGAGGCGTTGATTCAGACAAGAGTGATATAGCCGAACAAATACCTCCAATAAACAACGCTGATAACGGTAGAGCCTAATATTGTATCTATCACAAGGCTTGAAGTTTCTGTAAGGTTTTTGTCAACTGACCAACTAAGTGATCTTTACTTTCAGATGATATACCATTAAGATCAATAAAAACTGAATACCCATCACCTTTCTCTTCGTACGTTCCAGCCTTTAAAATATCATCGCTGCCAGTATCCAGAACCAGATAGGTGTCAACCGGTGCGTTGATCCCTTTCACTTTGACCGTTTTGTGTTTTTTACAGGCTATTACATCTTTTATGTGAGAGTAGGTCGAGGACGATATCAGGATCATGCCAGGCTCAGAAACTCCCTCCAGGCGACTGGCAAGATTCACTGCCCCGCCGATAATGGTATATTCGAGCCTCTTCTCCGCACCGAAACTACCCACGGTGCAAAATCCAGAATGTATTCCCATTCGTACTTGCAATGAATGGCTCAATGTTTGAGGAAACTGTGTATGAAAAGTTCTGATTCTCTCTTGCATTTCAATCGCCATTTTCACACAGAGCACAGCATCTTCGGTGTCACCTCTGGTTTCCGGGTCACCATAGAAAACCATCACTGAGTCTCCTATAAATTTATCTATTGTACCCCCGTACTTCAGGGCGATTTCAGCCATTTCAGTCAAGTAATCGTTGAGAATCCTTGACAACTCCTCTGGCTCAATTGAGTCGGTTAAATCTGTAAATCCTACGATATCAGAAAAGAATACTGTCAGATGTTTACGGCTGGAAATACGAGTTGCATTGGTTTTGCCGCTGAAAATTGAATTATAGATTTGAGGAGATAAATATTTAGAAAGTTTGCTTGAAACGTCTTCAAGGTGATTATTTATTTGGGTAAGTTCGCGGGTACGGTCTGCGACTTTAATCTCTAGTTTTTCTTTGGCTTCTATTTCAATATCAAAGGCATTGTGCAGGGCTTCTTCTCGTTCTTTTTTCAGGACCTCAATCATATCTACCAAGGCTAATGAAAGAAGAAAAATTTCAAATAATGATCCCATATATTGGCCATATTCTGTTACGAATGTGCTTGGAATCACACCAAAACTCTTCAAGGCGAGCAGCAAGGTTCCAGAAAGCAGGAAAAACCAGGCGACAGTAAAATAACGAGCAGGTTTAAAACCATTTTTCCATGATGTTATACCTGTCACAAATATCAAAAGCGTAAACAGTATGGAAAAGAAGGCTGCTAAAATAACGCTTATTGTATAGTCTGGGATGAAACTCATGAAAAGTGTGACAACAAAACAAGCAAACAAGAGGTTTAAGAATTTATTGATTTTCGGTGCAAAAATCGAGGTTTTGAGAAAGTGTTTAGAAAATAGAATCCCGCAGATTGCAGCAACACTGATAAAAAATGGAACCGCGTGATTGGTTAAGTACGTATGATTGGGCCAGAGAAAAAGCGAGGCGTGACCGCTGTAAGTGGCCTGCCACAGTAACAAGCTGAGAAGATAACACACGTAGTAAAAGTGGGTTTTCGTTTTTATTATGCAAAAGACAATCAGGTTATAGAGTAAAATGACAGAAAACAGGCTGAAATACCCACCGAACAGGGCATTGTCCTTTAGTTTGTGGAGCTCGAAGGCATGAAGACTCCTCAATTCTAACGAGAACGGCACCGATCCTTTATCTTGGGCTGAAAGGTAAAACTTCTGAGTATTACGTGGTTTCAGAGTTACTCTGAACTTCGGATTTCGATACCTATCCTTGGACTGTGTTTGTGAATTATGTATAAGTTCTCCCGCTGAAAGAACGTTTAACTTGCCATTGAAGTCAACTTGATAGAGCCGAATTGTATCGATAAGCGGGAAGGGAACCTCAAGCACGATCTCAAGTGGATTGTGATCAGTGTTGTGTAGAGAAAAAGCCGACCACAAGGTTGAGCTGTCAAAACCAAGATTTATACTGTCTTGTTGATGGCGAATGAATTTGACAGGTTTTGAGGGATTAAGAATTTGGTCGATTGTAAGAGTTGATGTTTTATCAACAGTGTAAATGATATGTTGTGTGAGGTTGATAAAATCGGTGCTTTTATCAACGGTTACGGAAGGAGGGAGAGTTGGTGGTTGACAAAATGCGGCACTGTTGGCCACCAAAATAAAAAGTGAGATGATACTGAAAAACTTTATGAAGTAAATCCCCGTACGCATAAAATTGTTCATAATGTTCGTCTTCGTAACCATCATTTTTATTATTGGTGTGTTGAGATTAGTGCCAACCATATTTTTATTGACGATACAAGGGTTTATTTTTAATATTACATGTTTTTATTGTGAATTTCCAGTTAGAGTAAAATGGAAATCAATTTCTAATTGGCCTTGGTTCTCTCCCTCAATGGTCTGCACTAAGCCATACTATCTGCTATTAAGGAAAACATATGAACAGCCCAATTAGATCTGAACGTATAGAGAAAGAAGGGACAGTTCTTTTTGATACAATTCGAAGGTTAATTCGTCGTAAGGCTGTCGATAATCTTCTCAAACTGATCAATAAAACTCATCCTGCTGATCTTGCTCGGGTTTTCAGGCATCTGACCCCGGAAGAAAGACAGAACGTCTTTAATATTGTTGCTCAGACCCAACATGTTGGCGAAGTGCTGAGCGAGTTAGACCAGTCAATCATGGTTGAGTTGGTTGGCGAGTTAACTCCCAAATTTATGGTGTCTGTTATTGACAAGATGGCGGCTGATGATGCGGCTGACCTTCTTGAGGCACTTTCTGGTGAATTGGCAGATGAGATTCGCCAGCTTATGGCAATTAGCGATCGTCAGGAAGTTGATGAACTTCTTCAGTATGACTCTGAAAGTGCCGGTGGACTTATGTCCCCTAACTTTTTGGCACTAGATGAGGAAACTACCGTTGGTGATGCAGTTAAAAGTATCCAGGAAAAAAGTGAAAAACTTGAGATGGTTTTCTACCTTTATATTGTTAGAGAAGGAAATCACTTAACCGGAGTTTTGTCGCTTCGAGAGCTTCTGATGCACCCTCCCTACAGGTTGCTGAAGAATATCATGAATCCAAAGGTTATTGCGGTAAGCTCTGAAACCGACCAGGAAGAGGTTGCTCATGTTGTTTCTCGGTACAATATACTTGCTGTGCCCGTAGTGGACTCGTCATTTAATTTAATAGGAATCATTACAGTTGATGACGTTATTGATGTTATCCGGCAGGAGGCAACCGAAGATTTCTTTCAAATGGCTGGTGCTGGTAAGGATGATGAGATTTTACTTAAATCAACCATGTCCAATGCCCTTACCCGTGCGCCATGGCTGTTTGCCAGTTGTGTGGGCGGAGTATTAGCTATTGTCGTTATCGCCTATTTTAAAGCTGAGCTTGAGAAAGTCGTCACGCTAGCAGCGTTCATTCCCATAATCGTCGGAATGGGTGGCAACATCGCTACGCAGTCAAGCACCATTATCGTCCGTGGCATTGCAACAGGGCGTATTAACCTGCAAGAAATTTCTAAAGTAATATATAAGGAATTTCGAGTGGGAACTATTCTTGGCACCATATACGGGTGTTTAATTGGTGCGGTTGCTTACTTTGGATACCCTGAGACAGCCCGGCTGGGTATTGTTGTTGGAATATCAGTAGTTTTTGTAATGATTCTAGCGACAACGGTGGGTTCCATTGTCCCCTTAACCCTGAAAAAACTTAATATTGACGCGGCCATTGCAACGGGTCCATTTGTAACAACTTCGATAGATATCCTTGGGGTTATTGCCTTTTTCAGCATTGCCAAATACTTCCTGGGCTTATGATTCATTTATGAACATGATATTCAATCAGTCCGGCAGAATGAACTCATTCACTCTGCTTTTTATAGTATTAATTGGCCTTTGGTTTATTTTTGCCCGCCCTGAGATAACTCCAAAAAGAGAGAGCGCACCACCACGGATAGTCACAGCGCGTGGTGATCTTGCCGCTGACGAACAATCAACCATTGAACTCTTTGAACGAACCTCTCCTTCGGTCGCCTATATTACAACCAGTCAAATCAGACGAGATTTTTTCAGTTTAAATGTCTATGAGATCCCCCGTGGAACAGGCTCGGGCTTCGTCTGGGATACTGATGGTCATATTGTTACAAACTACCATGTTATTGAAGACGCCAACAGTGTTGAAGTAACTTTAAGCGACGGAACCGTAAAGAAAGGGAAGGTTGTTGGTATAAGTGCAGAAAAGGATCTGGCTGTACTATCTGTATCTGCGCCATCCACCAGCTTACAGCCCATTATTATCGGTGAGTCTGACAATTTACTTGTTGGTCAGAAAGTCTTTGCCATTGGTAACCCCTTTGGCCTCGATCATACCTTGACCGCTGGTATCGTCAGTGCTTTAGATCGAGAGATTGAATCTGTAACAGGACAAACAATTCGCGGAGTTATTCAGACCGATGCTGCGATTAACCCCGGCAATTCAGGCGGTCCGTTACTTGATAGTGCCGGTCGCCTGGTTGGAGTCAACACCGCTATATACAGCCCTGCCGGGCAAAATGCTGGCATAGGCTTTGCTGTTCCTGTTGAGATTGTCAATCGTGTTGTCCCTGACTTGATTAAATATGGAAAAAATATTCGGCCTGGCCTTGGAGTCACAATTGCTAATAATACCATTAATAAACGATTGAATATTGATGGCCTGCTGATAATTGATGTACTAGAAGGAAGTGCTGCTGATAGGGCTGGTATCCGTGGGACAAGCCGGGGTAATGTTGATATAGAACTTGGCGATATTATCAAAGCAATAAATGGCAAGAAAATTACCAGTTTTGATGATCTGCGCAATGAACTCGATAATTACAAGATTGGTGATCAGGTAACAGTTGAAATTATTCGTGATGGTATGATCCGCTCCGTACAAATTATTCTAGAAGAGGTTGGCTGATTTGACTTGGTGGACAAGGGCGATACGCAGTCTGATTTCTTTTGATGATAGTGACCAACTGGATCTCTTTAAGATTTTCCCGGGTTTTCGCCGTTTCCTTGCTACCAGACATCATTATGCGGTGTTACGGACTGGTGGCGATATACTGTTCTTAATCGTAATTGTTTCTGGATTCTTTGGCCCATCTGATCCGACTAAAAACATCGCCGGATTTTTAACCTGGGGTCTTCTGTGGCCGGCAATTGTACTTTCATGGTTTTTTGTAGGAAGGATGTGGTGTGGCATATGTCCTTTCCCAGGGTTTGGTCTTTTCTTGCAAAGGAAAGGCTTTTCGTTTTCATTGGCCCCTCCAAAGTTTTTGCAAAAATATGGTGTGTATCTCTCGGTATTTCTGCTCGCCGTAATTATCTGGACCGAGATTGTTGCAGGCCTTGAGCACAAGCCCTTAGGCACGTCCTGGCTGGTTCTGTCCATGATTATAGGATTTACAGCCGTTGCCGTTTTCTATAAGGGGCAGGCCTGGTGTCGGCACCTATGTCCTTTGGGTCGAATCAGCGGGGCTGCAGCAACTCTGGCAATCACTGAATTTCGTGCCAATCATGAGCGCTGCAAAGAGTGTAAGACATTTGCATGCCAACGGGGCGGAGATGGTAAGCGTGGTTGCCCGGTGTATCTAGGTGCCTATTCCGTGAAGAACAATCTGCATTGTCTGGTTTGTGGTCACTGCATACCTAACTGTGACAGGGATGCCCCACAGTTTCTCATTAGAAACCCATACTCAGAACTTATCCGGAACAAGGGCAGGTATATTACCTGTAGTTATATTGTCCCGTTTTTGATTGGTTCTCAATTTGCCCGATTTTTGCGGCAAAAAGAGGCGTACTCTTCATTGCTCTCTTTTTTTGGATCTGATGCAGCCGCTTTTAGTGCTCTTCTCGTTGTCGCTTTCGTGGTGGTGCTGGCAGGTATACGACTTGGCAACATAATGCTTGGCAGAACTGATGACCCTGTTTTTGGAAGATTTTCGCCAATGGTGCCTGTCCTGGTTCCTATGGCCTTTGTCGGGGAACTTGTCTATCGAATGGAATATTTCACGGCCGGAATTGGTGATTTTTTGCCGACCTTTGGCCGTCAGTTCGGCTTTTCTGTATTTGAAAGACTGAGTTTTACTATTCCCTATTTTCCCGTCCAGATTCTATCGGCCTTTTTTATGCTCAACGGTGCAATTGCAGCCTGTTACATACTATGGCGTTTCTGTCTTGAGGATTTTGAGGGCGTTGTTAAATTACGATCGTTTATAGGCCTTAATTTACTAATCAGTGTTTTTCTGCTTTTTTATCTCAGTGTAATTTTTTGAAGGCCTGTCGCGCCAGGCATGGCTATATGCAATTGCAGACAGGTAGATCGATTTGCTGTTTTGCCTGTTCAGGTAATTGCGTGTTTGTTTTGTCTCGTTGCTTTTTTAAACCGGGCTAAGGCACGCATATCGCGAGTTTCATCAGACTCGTCCATGATCTCCTCGCCCATTATTTCCTCAATGATGTCTTCCAGGCTGATAATGCCGGTAAAACCACCATATTCATCAACAACGACAAATAAATGGACTCGATGTTCAAAAAACTCGAGTAAGACATTCGGCAAGGGAATGGACTCAGGAACAAAATGTGGTGCTTCCATAAGTTCTGACAATTTGGTGTCTAAATTCCCATCCGCAGCATTAATCAAAACTTCTTTCCGTAAAACAATACCCACAATATTGTCGGGGACAGAGTCATAGACCGGCACTCGGCTGTGTATGTTCCATTTATCCTTGAAATCAGCTGCCTCTGCAACTGTAAGGTTAGCGTCAAGAGTGAAAGTAACCGTTCTCGGTGTCATGGCTTTGCGGACATTTTTGCTGCGAAGCTCCAGAATGTTAACAATGATTTTCTCCTCCTGATGATCAATCTCACCAGAATGTTTACTCATGGAGGCAATTATTTTAATCTCTTTAGAGGAGATATATGCCTTTTGGCCTGATTTTTCGATCAGCCGGGTTATCTTATTACATAGCCATATGAACGGTTTAAATACCTTTACTAAAAAATAGAGGGGATATGCCATCCAGGTGACTATTTTTCGGGAATAGGCAACACCGGCCGTTTTGGGAATAATTTCTGAAAAAATTAAGATGAACAGGGTGAACAGGGCTGAAAATACTCCCAGCATGGAGTCACCAAATAGAGCTACAGCAGATGCTCCCGCCACAGCTGCCCCCATTGTATTGCAAATAGTGTTGAGGGTTAGTATGGCGGTAATTGGACTTGTTATGTCATCCTTAAGCTCTTTTAAGATCAGTCCTGATTTTTTTCCGGATTTAGCCAGTAATTCAATGTGACTATGAG belongs to Desulfobulbaceae bacterium and includes:
- a CDS encoding HlyC/CorC family transporter, encoding MLLQLCVSAGIAIIVSALCSIAEAALYSVSHSHIELLAKSGKKSGLILKELKDDITSPITAILTLNTICNTMGAAVAGASAVALFGDSMLGVFSALFTLFILIFSEIIPKTAGVAYSRKIVTWMAYPLYFLVKVFKPFIWLCNKITRLIEKSGQKAYISSKEIKIIASMSKHSGEIDHQEEKIIVNILELRSKNVRKAMTPRTVTFTLDANLTVAEAADFKDKWNIHSRVPVYDSVPDNIVGIVLRKEVLINAADGNLDTKLSELMEAPHFVPESIPLPNVLLEFFEHRVHLFVVVDEYGGFTGIISLEDIIEEIMGEEIMDESDETRDMRALARFKKATRQNKHAIT
- a CDS encoding 4Fe-4S binding protein; protein product: MTWWTRAIRSLISFDDSDQLDLFKIFPGFRRFLATRHHYAVLRTGGDILFLIVIVSGFFGPSDPTKNIAGFLTWGLLWPAIVLSWFFVGRMWCGICPFPGFGLFLQRKGFSFSLAPPKFLQKYGVYLSVFLLAVIIWTEIVAGLEHKPLGTSWLVLSMIIGFTAVAVFYKGQAWCRHLCPLGRISGAAATLAITEFRANHERCKECKTFACQRGGDGKRGCPVYLGAYSVKNNLHCLVCGHCIPNCDRDAPQFLIRNPYSELIRNKGRYITCSYIVPFLIGSQFARFLRQKEAYSSLLSFFGSDAAAFSALLVVAFVVVLAGIRLGNIMLGRTDDPVFGRFSPMVPVLVPMAFVGELVYRMEYFTAGIGDFLPTFGRQFGFSVFERLSFTIPYFPVQILSAFFMLNGAIAACYILWRFCLEDFEGVVKLRSFIGLNLLISVFLLFYLSVIF
- a CDS encoding trypsin-like peptidase domain-containing protein → MIFNQSGRMNSFTLLFIVLIGLWFIFARPEITPKRESAPPRIVTARGDLAADEQSTIELFERTSPSVAYITTSQIRRDFFSLNVYEIPRGTGSGFVWDTDGHIVTNYHVIEDANSVEVTLSDGTVKKGKVVGISAEKDLAVLSVSAPSTSLQPIIIGESDNLLVGQKVFAIGNPFGLDHTLTAGIVSALDREIESVTGQTIRGVIQTDAAINPGNSGGPLLDSAGRLVGVNTAIYSPAGQNAGIGFAVPVEIVNRVVPDLIKYGKNIRPGLGVTIANNTINKRLNIDGLLIIDVLEGSAADRAGIRGTSRGNVDIELGDIIKAINGKKITSFDDLRNELDNYKIGDQVTVEIIRDGMIRSVQIILEEVG
- the mgtE gene encoding magnesium transporter, producing MNSPIRSERIEKEGTVLFDTIRRLIRRKAVDNLLKLINKTHPADLARVFRHLTPEERQNVFNIVAQTQHVGEVLSELDQSIMVELVGELTPKFMVSVIDKMAADDAADLLEALSGELADEIRQLMAISDRQEVDELLQYDSESAGGLMSPNFLALDEETTVGDAVKSIQEKSEKLEMVFYLYIVREGNHLTGVLSLRELLMHPPYRLLKNIMNPKVIAVSSETDQEEVAHVVSRYNILAVPVVDSSFNLIGIITVDDVIDVIRQEATEDFFQMAGAGKDDEILLKSTMSNALTRAPWLFASCVGGVLAIVVIAYFKAELEKVVTLAAFIPIIVGMGGNIATQSSTIIVRGIATGRINLQEISKVIYKEFRVGTILGTIYGCLIGAVAYFGYPETARLGIVVGISVVFVMILATTVGSIVPLTLKKLNIDAAIATGPFVTTSIDILGVIAFFSIAKYFLGL